The genomic segment TCAGCCAGCGGTCATAGAGTGCCAGAGGTCCTGGCGCATGGCGGGCGCGTTGGGCAGTCACAGTGCGTTTACCTCACTGGTAAAGCACTCGCCACGGTGGTTAAAATCCCGAAACATGTCAAAGCTTGCGCAGGCAGGCGATAACAGCACCACGTCCCCGGGTTGCGCGCAGGCTCGTGCTCTGGCAATGGCGTCTTTCAGTGTCGCGGCACGATGAAGTGGCACGGTGCCATCAAGCGCGCGGGCTATTTTTTCAGCGTCTTCTCCTATCAGGATCACGGCACGGCCAAACGCTTCGACCGGCGCGCGTAACTCGCTGAAATCGGCACCCTTGCCCTGTCCACCGGCAATCAGGACGATTTTACCGGAAAGGCTCGCGCCGGTGCCGGCAATAGCCGACACGGTGGCGCCGGTATTGGTGCCTTTAGAGTCATTGATCCATTGCACGCCATCAAGTGTGCGCACCCACTGACAGCGGTGGGGCAGGCCCTTAAAGGAGGTCAGCGCACGGACAATGGCCTCATCGGAAATACCGGCGCTGTGAGCAAGGGCCGCGGCTGCCAGGGCATTCTGCCAGTTGTGGCGTCCCTGAAGTGGCAGGTCTGCGCAGTCAAGGAGCTGTTTCGGGCCCCTCGAAAGGTATGTATGCCCATTTTCAGTCTGCAACCCCCAGTTATCAGCAGAAGGCGCGTCAAGGCCGAAACTGATGCACGTGGTGCCTGAGGCAGCAGGCGGACGCGTCAAAGGGTCTTCCCGATTAATGACAAGGGTCGATGCATGGTGCGCGATGCGGTGCTTGGCCGCCACATAAGCTTCGAGTGACTTGTGGCGGTCAAGGTGGTCTGGCGTTACGTTTAAAATGGCCGCGGCGATTGGGCGCAGGCTCTCCTGCAAATCGAGCTGAAAACTTGAAAGCTCAAGTACCCAGATTTCGGGCACTTCTGCAGTCTCAAGGACATCGAGCACCGGTGTGCCGATGTTGCCGGCAACCGCGACCCGCATCCCGGCCATGCGGGCCATTTCGCCAACCAGTGCCGTAACCGTTGATTTGCCATTGGTACCGGTTATGGCAATGACCGGTGCGTCTATTTCACGCGCGAGGCATTCGATATCGCCCCAGACCGGAATGTTCAATGCGCGCGCTTTTTGCAGTACCGGCGTATCAAGTGGCACACCAGGGCTTGCTACCACGGCGCAGAGTGATGAAAACACGGAATCAGGCAGCGTCCCGGCAAAAGTTTCCACACCAGGAAACGCCTCCCTGAAGGCCGACAACACCTCTGGCGCTTCTCGGGTATCAAAAGCGATAAACGGCTGGTTCTGACGCTGCAGATGGCGTGCGATTGAAAATCCGGTTTTACCAAGTCCCGCTATCAGCATCGGTTGTTTCTGCATGGCCGCTCCGTTCAGCGCAGTTTAAGTGTGGCAAGCCCGCACAGCACAAAAATAACCGTCATAATCCAAAACCGTACGATAACTTTTGGCTCCGACCAGCCCTTGAGTTCAAAATGGTGGTGCAGAGGGGCCATGCGAAACAACCGCTTCCCGCCTGTCCACTTGAAATACCCTACCTGCAGGATAACTGAAAGGGTCTCAAGCACAAAGAGCCCGCCCATGATAAGCAGCACAAGCTCCTGGCGCACGATGACTGCCACGGTTCCAATACCGGCTCCAAGTGCCAGCGAGCCAACATCCCCCATGAATACCTGCGCCGGATAGGTGTTGTACCAGAGAAATCCAAGTCCCGCCCCCACAATCGCCGAGCAGAAAATAGTAAGCTCGCCGGTGTTGGGCACATAGGGAATCGCGAGGTAATGCGCATACACGGCGTTACTGCTGGCATAGGCAAAAACCCCGAGCGCGCCTGCCACCATGACGATGGGCACAATGGCAAGACCGTCAAGGCCATCGGTGAGATTGACCGCATTGCTCGAGCCTACAATCACGAAGTAAGACAGCACCACAAATGCAGCGCCAAGTGCGATGTGCCAACTTTTGAAAAACGGTACGGTGAGAGCAGTGTTGACCGGCAGACTTGCGTGCAGGTAAAGGTAAAAGGCTGCCACCAGCGCGATGACGGACTGCCAGAAGTATTTCTGGCGCGCAGAAAGACCGGCGCTGTTCTTACGCACCACTTTACGGTAATCATCCACCCAGCCCACAAGGCCAAAGGCCAGCATGACAAGGAGCGCGAGCCATAAGGCCGGCTGGCGCAAATCTCCCCACAAAAGGCAGCTCGATGTTATCGCAAAAAGAATGAGGGTGCCGCCCATTGTTGGGGTACCGGCTTTTGAAAGGTGGGTTTGCGGGCCATCATCGCGCACCATCTGCCCAATCTGCAGCCCCCGAAGCCATCGAATCATGGCCGGCCCAAAAAACAGTCCGACAATCAGCGCCGTCAGCGCGGCCAGAATGGAACGAAAGGTAAGGTACTGAAACACGCGCAGCGCGTGGTATTGTTCCTGCAAAAGCTGTGTCAGCCAATAGAGCATGGTTCAGCTCCTCCCCTTGTTATCGCCCACGGCACATGTATACGCATCCTAAAGATACCCCGGGTACATAAAAAACTGGCAAGCATAACACGCCTGATGGCCTTCAGCCCATCAGTTCCCGCACAATTTTTTCCATCCCCGCCGCACGCGACCCCTTGACCAGTACCGTAGTCTGCGCATCAAGACAGGGCAGCAGGGCCTCTACAAGGGATGACTGGCTGGTAAAATGCGCTCCGCCCGTTCCAAAAGCGCGTGCCGCAAAGGCGCTGAACTCGCCACAGGTCATGAGCCGGTCTATACCGCGGCTCCTTGCCGCTTCCCCCGCCTGTTCGTGATGCGACTGCGCCCACGCGCCGAGCTCGCCCATGTCACCAAGTACCAGAATGCGCTGCCCTGCACGCGCTGCCAGCACATCGATGGCGGCAAGTACAGAGCTGAGATTCGCATTATACGTATCATCTATTATGGTGGACTGCCCTTTCCCGCCAAACGTGGCAAGACGCCCGGAAACTCCCTGAAAGCGACTGAGTCCGCTGACTATCGCTTGAAGACCAATGTCAGCAGCCAGACAGCAGGTGGCGGCGGCAAGCGCGTTACGCACCGAATGCGCCCCCGGAACCTGAAGGGTTACGGGTAACGCCTCTGTGCCAGACACAAGAGTAAACGCTGCACAGCCGTTTGCATCAAAATGGATGTTCTCTGCATACACATCGGCCTTGTGCGCGGCGGAAAAGCGCCATACACGGCGTGCGCCCAACATGGCGTCCCAGTGGTGGGCGAATGCGTCATCATCGTTTACTACGGCAGCACCTTCTGAGGGGAGGGCTGCGTAAATTTCGCCTTTGGCGTTTGCAACACCCTCAATGCTGCCAAATCCCTCGATATGAGCGGGCGCTATGGAATTAATGAGTGAGACTTGCGGGCGCACAATGTGTGCGGTAAAGGCGATTTCACCGGGGTGGTTGGCGCCGAGCTCAAAAACGGCATACCGATGCTCTGGTGTCAGTTTGAGAACAGAAAGCGGTACGCCCAGATGATTGTTCAGGTTGCCACGGGTCGCCATGGACGGCTCTGGCAGAATACCGGCTATCATTTCCTTGACAGTGGTTTTACCATTGCTGCCGGTAACTGCAATGACTTTGCAGTCAACGGTTTCACGGTGCGCGCGCGCCAGTTCTGCCAGTGCTTTCTCAGCATCAGGCACCACAAACACGGGAACGGACACGTTTTCAGGCGCGCGTTCGCAGACAATGGCCGCGGCACCACGCGCGATGGCGTCCGCGATGTATTGATGCCCGTCATAACGCTCGCCACGCAGGGCGACAAAAAGCGAATCAGGCTCGAGCGTGCGGCTGTCAGTGCTGACACCGCCGGACAGCCTGCTGTCACGGGAGCAGGTGCCCCCGAGTACTGCCGCAACAAACGCGAGATTCATGGTTTTTCCCGATGCTTAAAAATCCAGTCTACTGATTCCCGCACAAACCCGCCAGCGGGGCAGCCATCATGCCACCCGCGAATCGGTTTCCACGCTGCCAATCTGACGGTGCAGGCGATTGATGGTCTCATCAGTCAGCACACGGCGTGAGGCATCCAGTAAATCGGCATCAAGACCGTCTGCAAGGTGGCGTGCCGTGTCGAGCATGACGTTAAGGCGTTCTTCATCAATGCCGCTGTTACCGCTTTGTTCCATAAAAAGACAAAGACCCCGCACACCAAACGCACCGATGTTCTGCAAATCAAAAACACCGCTGGCCGTAGCAGCTGCAAGGCTGCAAAGGACGGCGCCGGTGCCGTTGGGGTTTTGATAGCGGTGGAAAATTTGTCCTTCACCAAAGCGAAGACCGGCTGCCAGCACGGTTTGCAACAGTTCGTAGCCTGCAAACTGGCGATTTTCACGCGCACGCAAAAAAAGCATGATGGTGCCGCCGGAGGGCGCGGTATCCCGTGCCTCGCTCGCCGGTGCGCTGTAGGCAGGAGGCGTTTCCACGACAACACGGGTCGCCTCGCGGGTGGAGAGCGTCGGCAAAACATCCGCCTCTTCTTCCTCACCGGAAATGCGGCGCACCGAGAGAATTTCATCGAAAGCCGTATCGAGTCGTGGTGTGCCTGCCACACGCGCCTGTGGCGCGAAGTTCTGGCGTCGCACCTTCATCAGACAGCCTATGGCAATCACTACCCCGATGAGTAAAACGACATTTAAAACCAGACTCCAGTTCGCCTGCATGTTCTCTCCCGCGCCAAGTGCCCGACTCATGCCTCGCAAAAAGTCAGGGCCTGTTCAACATCCACTGCAACCACGCGCGAAACACCTGGCTCACGCATGGTTACCCCTATCAAATTTTCTGCCAGTTCCATTGTTACCCGGTTATGGGTAATAAAGAGGAACTGTACGAATTGTGACATTTCCCGCACCAAATCACAAAACCTTCCCACGTTGACATCATCAAGCGGTGCATCCACTTCATCCAGCATGCAAAACGGTGACGGATTTAACTGAAAAATCGCAAAAATCAGCGCGACTGCAGTCATCGCCTTCTCGCCTCCCGACAACAGGTGAATGGTACTGTTGCGTTTTCCGGGCGGCTGAGCGAGGACCATGACACCCGCTTCCAACAGGTTATCACACGTTAACGATAAAGTGGCACGTCCACCGCCAAAGAGGCGCGGAAAAAGTGCCTGAAAGGCGGTATTGACCGCGTCAAAGGTTTCCTGAAAGCGCACTTTTGTTTCGGCATCAAGCTTTGCAATCGCTTCTTCAAGGGTTGCCAGCGCACTGGAAAGGTCTTCGTGCTGCGCATTCAGCGCATCACGGCGTACGCGCTCCGTCTCATATTCTTCGATGGCAGCAAGGTTAATCGCGCCAAGACGGCGAATCGCGTCTGCAAGGACCAAAA from the Legionella geestiana genome contains:
- the murD gene encoding UDP-N-acetylmuramoyl-L-alanine--D-glutamate ligase, with translation MQKQPMLIAGLGKTGFSIARHLQRQNQPFIAFDTREAPEVLSAFREAFPGVETFAGTLPDSVFSSLCAVVASPGVPLDTPVLQKARALNIPVWGDIECLAREIDAPVIAITGTNGKSTVTALVGEMARMAGMRVAVAGNIGTPVLDVLETAEVPEIWVLELSSFQLDLQESLRPIAAAILNVTPDHLDRHKSLEAYVAAKHRIAHHASTLVINREDPLTRPPAASGTTCISFGLDAPSADNWGLQTENGHTYLSRGPKQLLDCADLPLQGRHNWQNALAAAALAHSAGISDEAIVRALTSFKGLPHRCQWVRTLDGVQWINDSKGTNTGATVSAIAGTGASLSGKIVLIAGGQGKGADFSELRAPVEAFGRAVILIGEDAEKIARALDGTVPLHRAATLKDAIARARACAQPGDVVLLSPACASFDMFRDFNHRGECFTSEVNAL
- a CDS encoding UDP-N-acetylmuramoyl-tripeptide--D-alanyl-D-alanine ligase — encoded protein: MNLAFVAAVLGGTCSRDSRLSGGVSTDSRTLEPDSLFVALRGERYDGHQYIADAIARGAAAIVCERAPENVSVPVFVVPDAEKALAELARAHRETVDCKVIAVTGSNGKTTVKEMIAGILPEPSMATRGNLNNHLGVPLSVLKLTPEHRYAVFELGANHPGEIAFTAHIVRPQVSLINSIAPAHIEGFGSIEGVANAKGEIYAALPSEGAAVVNDDDAFAHHWDAMLGARRVWRFSAAHKADVYAENIHFDANGCAAFTLVSGTEALPVTLQVPGAHSVRNALAAATCCLAADIGLQAIVSGLSRFQGVSGRLATFGGKGQSTIIDDTYNANLSSVLAAIDVLAARAGQRILVLGDMGELGAWAQSHHEQAGEAARSRGIDRLMTCGEFSAFAARAFGTGGAHFTSQSSLVEALLPCLDAQTTVLVKGSRAAGMEKIVRELMG
- a CDS encoding cell division protein ZipA C-terminal FtsZ-binding domain-containing protein, with protein sequence MQANWSLVLNVVLLIGVVIAIGCLMKVRRQNFAPQARVAGTPRLDTAFDEILSVRRISGEEEEADVLPTLSTREATRVVVETPPAYSAPASEARDTAPSGGTIMLFLRARENRQFAGYELLQTVLAAGLRFGEGQIFHRYQNPNGTGAVLCSLAAATASGVFDLQNIGAFGVRGLCLFMEQSGNSGIDEERLNVMLDTARHLADGLDADLLDASRRVLTDETINRLHRQIGSVETDSRVA
- the mraY gene encoding phospho-N-acetylmuramoyl-pentapeptide-transferase; the encoded protein is MLYWLTQLLQEQYHALRVFQYLTFRSILAALTALIVGLFFGPAMIRWLRGLQIGQMVRDDGPQTHLSKAGTPTMGGTLILFAITSSCLLWGDLRQPALWLALLVMLAFGLVGWVDDYRKVVRKNSAGLSARQKYFWQSVIALVAAFYLYLHASLPVNTALTVPFFKSWHIALGAAFVVLSYFVIVGSSNAVNLTDGLDGLAIVPIVMVAGALGVFAYASSNAVYAHYLAIPYVPNTGELTIFCSAIVGAGLGFLWYNTYPAQVFMGDVGSLALGAGIGTVAVIVRQELVLLIMGGLFVLETLSVILQVGYFKWTGGKRLFRMAPLHHHFELKGWSEPKVIVRFWIMTVIFVLCGLATLKLR